The Humulus lupulus chromosome 3, drHumLupu1.1, whole genome shotgun sequence genome window below encodes:
- the LOC133821378 gene encoding formin-like protein 4, with protein MAELIRPWILILILIHLSLFALCFTLNDSPQNIETTYPFLVPAPSPLPSDSKPPLSKSPPAPTLPPTPEPATEPSKSSSNGKIAKVVAATAVSTLLVTGAAFFFIQRWIVAKRKRENGDDGRNGNYAQAGGGGGGGGGGAPVVQSVGRSEFVRYDGGFKGFIVDENGLDVLYWRKLEMKNALPNKILHNSRENDGDDNNGENCRRQKKEPIQEIPLLRGRSSTSHVKVVPEVSNSINGVRPQSTVGVVFKDVQRQGQEPESRSSSTASSGPPPSSPPTPPPPPPMMGYSNKISSSPPPKALILHSVPKPPSGSKGNSSKQGEESTQVKLKPLHWDKVNTNAEHSMVWDKVNDNGSFRFDGDLMEALFGCVATNRKSPKGNDTPKAVNAPPPQIFILDTRKSQNIAIILKSLYISRREIIDALMDGHGLNAETLEKLSRIAPTEEEQSQIVEFHGDSTRLADAESFLFHILKVVPSAFTRIDAMSFRSNYSSEILQLKESVQNLESACKELRTRGLFMKLLEAILKAGNRMNAGTSRGNAQAFNLNSLRKLSDVRSTDGKTTLLHFLVEEVVRSEGKRCVLNRNRSMSRSSSRLSSNSSISSTSSVHSTTTLADEKEKEYVMLGLPVVGGLSSEFSNVKKAAAIDYDTFSATCSVLLRRAEDIRKLIVSQSVKGGFAREMERFLDTAEEEIKVVEKEQTRVMELVKKTTEYYQTGTSKDKGAHPFQLFAIVKDFLVTVDRVCVEIARNMQKKRVAGSPRSTQFSAKTTSLHANRATVRFPNLPENFMSDKSFGRSSSDSDDD; from the exons ATGGCAGAACTCATTCGGCCATGGATTCTTATTCTTATTCTCATCCATCTTTCTCTTTTCGCTCTCTGTTTCACTCTAAACGATTCCCCTCAAAACATCGAAACCACCTACCCGTTCCTAGTTCCAGCCCCTTCTCCCCTTCCTTCAGATTCAAAACCCCCTCTTTCAAAGTCTCCGCCCGCACCGACGCTACCTCCGACGCCTGAACCGGCGACGGAGCCTTCGAAGTCGTCATCGAATGGGAAGATAGCAAAGGTGGTGGCGGCTACAGCGGTTAGTACTTTGCTGGTGACTGGTGCAGCGTTCTTTTTTATTCAACGGTGGATCGTCGCTAAACGAAAGAGAGAGAACGGTGATGATGGCAGAAATGGTAACTATGCTCAAGCTGGCGGCGgcggcggtggtggtggtgggggagCGCCGGTTGTGCAGTCGGTTGGTCGGAGTGAGTTTGTACGGTATGATGGAGGTTTCAAGGGGTTCATTGTGGACGAGAATGGTCTCGATGTGCTCTACTGGAGGAAGCTTGAGATGAAAAATGCTTTGCCCAATAAGATTTTGCATAATTCAAGAGAGAACGATGGTGATGATAATAATGGAGAAAACTGCCGCCGGCAAAAGAAAGAACCCATTCAAGAAATCCCTCTCCTCCGGGGAAGATCGTCTACTTCTCATGTAAAAGTTGTTCCAGAAGTCAGTAACTCCATCAATGGAGTTAGACCACAATCAACGGTTGGGGTTGTCTTTAAAGATGTCCAACGACAAGGGCAAGAACCTGAAAGCCGATCATCATCGACAGCCTCCTCCGGTCCTCCACCTTCCTCGCCGCCTACGCCTCCACCACCTCCGCCTATGATGGGATATTCCAACAAAATAAGTTCGTCGCCGCCGCCGAAGGCGCTGATTTTGCACTCAGTTCCGAAACCACCATCCGGGTCTAAAGGGAATAGTAGCAAACAGGGCGAGGAGTCAACACAAGTAAAATTGAAGCCATTGCATTGGGATAAGGTGAACACGAATGCAGAACATTCCATGGTTTGGGACAAAGTCAACGACAATGGTTCATTTAG GTTTGATGGAGATCTAATGGAAGCTCTTTTTGGATGTGTTGCCACCAACCGAAAGTCTCCTAAAGGAAACGACACCCCAAAAGCCGTAAACGCTCCCCCACCTCAAATTTTTATACTAGACACTCGGAAGTCTCAGAACATAGCCATAATTCTCAAGTCACTATACATCTCTAGAAGAGAAATCATCGATGCTCTCATGGATGGTCATGGCTTAAATGCTGAGACGCTCGAGAAGCTCTCAAGAATTGCTCCTACGGAAGAAGAACAATCCCAGATAGTCGAATTTCATGGAGACTCAACTAGGCTTGCCGACGCCGAGAGCTTTCTCTTCCACATTTTGAAAGTTGTTCCATCCGCTTTCACTCGCATCGACGCCATGTCATTCAGGTCCAACTACAGCTCTGAGATTCTGCAACTCAAGGAGTCCGTACAAAACCTTGAATCGGCCTGCAAAGAGCTTCGAACACGTGGGCTGTTCATGAAACTTTTGGAGGCGATTCTCAAGGCCGGAAACCGTATGAACGCCGGGACTTCCCGAGGGAATGCTCAGGCTTTCAACCTCAATTCTCTCCGGAAACTTTCCGACGTGAGAAGCACCGATGGGAAGACGACTCTTCTTCATTTCTTGGTGGAAGAAGTCGTTCGTTCGGAGGGAAAACGGTGCGTTTTGAATCGAAACCGTAGCATGAGCCGCTCGAGCTCGAGACTGAGCAGTAATAGCAGCATTAGTAGCACTAGCTCTGTTCATAGTACAACGACGTTGGCGGACGAAAAAGAGAAGGAATATGTAATGCTAGGGTTACCAGTAGTCGGAGGTCTAAGTTCTGAATTCTCTAACGTAAAGAAAGCTGCAGCCATAGATTATGACACATTCTCAGCAACGTGCTCTGTTCTTTTAAGAAGAGCAGAGGATATTCGAAAACTGATTGTGTCTCAATCCGTGAAAGGAGGATTCGCGAGAGAGATGGAAAGGTTTCTGGACACTGCAGAGGAGGAAATTAAGGTTGTAGAGAAAGAACAAACGAGGGTGATGGAGCTTGTGAAGAAAACGACGGAGTATTATCAAACAGGGACTTCTAAGGACAAAGGAGCTCACCCATTTCAACTCTTTGCTATTGTTAAGGATTTCTTGGTCACGGTGGATCGGGTTTGTGTTGAAATTGCTAGGAATATGCAGAAGAAGAGAGTGGCCGGAAGTCCAAGATCGACACAGTTTTCGGCGAAGACTACATCGCTGCATGCAAATAGGGCGACGGTGAGGTTCCCTAACTTGCCAGAGAATTTTATGTCCGACAAGTCGTTTGGGAGAAGTTCTAGTGATTCAGATGATGATTAA
- the LOC133821380 gene encoding uncharacterized protein LOC133821380, translating into MDYAIRKDEPAAITATSTAAQIALYEKWERSNRLSIMFIMSKIPLGMRGSVEQPEKVKDLIKLIDEQFDTSDKPLYNNLIHQFSSTKLTGVKGVREHISKMRDISAQLKKLDVVIPETFLVHYILNHLPPQYGPFKISYNTHKDKWTINELITMCAQEEARLLQEQGESAHMATQGKKRKPSKKDKGKNKVPPQGDIKKDSIKCFFCKKKGHAKKECAKFKKWMDDKGFTKPKEASGK; encoded by the exons atggactacgcaataaggaaggacgaacctgctgcaatcactgcgactagcactgctgctcagatcgcactatatgagaaatgggagcggtccaatcgcctcagcatcatgttcatcatgtccaagatccctctgggaatgcgtggatcggtggagcaacctgagaaagtcaaagacttgatcaaactgatcgatgagcagttcgacacttcggacaaaccactttacaacaacctcatccaccagttctcatccacaaaactcaccggtgtcaaaggagttagagaacatatttcaaagatgagggacatttctgctcaactgaagaaactcgatgtagtcattcctgaaaccttcctggtccactacatccttaaccatcttccacctcaatatgggcctttcaaaatttcctacaacacacataaggacaaatggactatcaatgaactgataaccatgtgtgctcaagaagaagcaaggctcctgcaggaacaaggtgaaagtgctcacatggccacccaaggcaagaaacgcaaaccatccaagaaggacaaggggaaaaataaagtgcctccccaaggcgatataaagaaggattccatcaaatgttttttctgcaaaaagaagggacatgcgaaaaaggaatgcgccaagttcaagaaatggatggacgacaaag ggtttacaaaacctaaggaagccagtgggaagtga